A region from the Chitinophaga sp. Cy-1792 genome encodes:
- a CDS encoding efflux RND transporter permease subunit yields MNLISFALKKPITILVLVAGLFFFGIKAVTTIKIDIFPKLDMPVLYVSHPFGGYTPAQMETYFAKQYINVFLFVNGVKSIETKNIQGLTLMKINFYPGTNMAQAAAEVSAFSNRIQAIFPPGSNPPFIIRFDASTLPVGQLVLSSDKRSNNELLDMANVYVRSSFTSIPGLVASPPVGGNVRTIVIKADPELMRQHNLTPDQLVEAMRLNNQTAPSGNVRIGDKNYMTPANTTIKNVKDFENIPLFKGDVSNLYLRDVATVEDGADITSGYALVNGRRSVYLSIAKSADASTWEVVKRLKAAMPKIQAQLPEDVKLSYEFDQSTYVINSVKSLLSEGAIGALLTGLMVLLFLGDARGAMIVIMTIPTSIISAVLFLSLFGQTINIMTLSGLALAIGILVDESTVTIENIHQHLDMGKPKALAIWDACQEIAFPKLLILFCILAVFAPAFTMGGIPGSLFLPLALAIGFSMIISYFLAQTFVPVMANWMMKVKHHKKADGHNMSDAEEYAAAGIPAGSEHNTWDQKEMLLRQEDSNRDGKVSRFEKLRYRYLNFLERVMPYRRPIVIGYLVVVCGIVALLLSSIGRDVLPKVNGGQFQVRMRLADGTRIESTEAATIKLTHAVENIVGKENVAITSAYAGTHPQQFSISPIFLWMAGPHEAVLQVALKEDYKTNLDELKDKIRDRMAKEEPGMKLSFEPIELTDKILSQGSPTPVEVRFSGRDKKLNETYAQKMVEELKKISYLRDVQIGQAIHYPSVNVEIDRVRAAQLGVDMSDISRSLIASTSSSRFTEKNIWVDEKGSNSYNVQVQIPENKMTTKEDISEIPLMKNASRPVLGDVATLTNSTTYGEIDNLGAMPMLTVTANLNKKDLGYATQDIQKAIKRLGPLPRGLNVEPIGMSNTLTDTLDSLQGGLIVAIVVIFLMLAANFQSFKVSAVVLATVPAVLLGSLALLMICRSTLNLQSYMGMIMSVGVSISNAVLLITNAEQLRKVNGDAIKSAREAAALRLRPILMTALAMVVGMIPMASGLGEAGDQSSPLGRAVVGGLIASTFAALFILPLAFAWGQGKASTQSVSLHPRDEESIHYIPEDDKK; encoded by the coding sequence ATGAATCTAATAAGTTTTGCGCTAAAGAAACCGATTACCATTCTCGTATTGGTAGCAGGTTTGTTCTTTTTCGGCATCAAGGCAGTAACGACGATCAAGATAGATATCTTCCCTAAGCTGGATATGCCGGTGCTTTATGTGTCTCACCCATTTGGCGGATACACGCCGGCACAGATGGAGACCTATTTTGCCAAGCAATACATCAACGTATTCCTCTTTGTGAATGGCGTGAAAAGTATTGAGACAAAAAACATTCAGGGGCTTACCCTGATGAAGATTAACTTCTATCCCGGCACCAACATGGCGCAGGCGGCAGCGGAGGTGAGTGCCTTTTCCAACAGGATACAGGCCATATTTCCGCCGGGCTCCAACCCGCCGTTTATCATCCGCTTCGATGCCTCCACGCTGCCGGTAGGACAGCTGGTATTGAGCAGTGATAAACGCAGCAACAACGAACTGCTGGATATGGCCAACGTATATGTTCGTTCTTCCTTTACCTCCATACCTGGCCTGGTGGCCTCACCGCCGGTAGGTGGTAACGTGCGTACCATCGTTATCAAGGCAGATCCTGAATTAATGCGTCAGCACAACCTGACGCCGGACCAGCTGGTAGAAGCGATGCGACTCAACAACCAGACCGCTCCTTCCGGTAACGTACGTATCGGTGATAAAAACTACATGACACCGGCCAATACCACCATCAAAAATGTGAAGGATTTTGAGAACATTCCTTTATTCAAAGGCGATGTATCTAACCTTTACCTTCGTGATGTAGCCACGGTAGAAGATGGCGCCGACATCACCTCCGGCTATGCCCTGGTAAACGGCCGTCGTTCTGTATACCTGAGTATTGCCAAAAGTGCGGATGCCTCTACCTGGGAAGTGGTAAAACGCCTGAAAGCCGCTATGCCTAAGATTCAGGCGCAGCTGCCGGAAGACGTGAAACTCAGCTATGAGTTCGACCAGTCTACCTATGTAATTAATTCTGTAAAAAGTTTATTGTCGGAGGGTGCGATAGGTGCATTGCTCACTGGTTTGATGGTATTGCTCTTCCTGGGTGATGCCAGGGGTGCGATGATCGTAATCATGACCATCCCGACGTCCATTATATCTGCGGTGCTGTTCCTGAGTTTATTCGGGCAGACTATCAACATCATGACGTTGAGCGGTCTGGCGCTGGCCATTGGTATATTGGTGGATGAGAGTACGGTAACGATAGAAAATATTCACCAGCATTTAGATATGGGCAAACCCAAGGCCCTGGCCATATGGGATGCCTGTCAGGAAATTGCTTTCCCTAAATTGCTGATCCTCTTCTGTATCCTGGCGGTGTTTGCACCGGCCTTCACCATGGGCGGTATTCCGGGATCACTGTTCCTGCCGCTGGCACTGGCGATCGGTTTCTCCATGATCATCTCTTACTTCCTGGCACAAACCTTTGTACCAGTGATGGCTAACTGGATGATGAAAGTGAAACATCATAAGAAAGCCGACGGACATAATATGTCTGACGCGGAAGAATATGCCGCAGCAGGCATACCTGCCGGCAGCGAGCATAATACCTGGGACCAGAAAGAAATGCTGCTGAGGCAGGAAGACAGCAACCGTGATGGTAAGGTGAGCAGGTTTGAAAAGCTGCGCTACCGTTACCTGAACTTCCTGGAGCGCGTGATGCCGTATCGCCGTCCTATAGTGATCGGCTACCTCGTAGTAGTATGTGGCATTGTGGCGTTGCTGTTGTCGTCTATAGGCAGGGATGTATTGCCTAAGGTCAATGGCGGACAGTTCCAGGTGAGGATGCGACTGGCAGACGGTACACGTATCGAGAGCACGGAAGCCGCTACCATCAAGCTGACCCACGCCGTTGAAAATATAGTAGGTAAGGAAAATGTAGCCATTACTTCTGCCTATGCAGGTACACACCCGCAACAGTTTTCTATCAGCCCCATCTTCCTCTGGATGGCAGGTCCTCACGAAGCAGTGTTGCAGGTGGCGTTGAAAGAAGATTATAAAACCAACCTGGATGAGCTGAAAGATAAGATCAGGGATAGAATGGCCAAAGAAGAACCAGGCATGAAGCTATCTTTCGAGCCGATTGAACTGACCGATAAAATCCTGAGTCAGGGTTCTCCAACCCCGGTAGAAGTAAGGTTTTCCGGCCGTGATAAGAAGCTGAATGAAACCTATGCACAGAAGATGGTGGAAGAGCTGAAGAAGATCTCTTATCTGCGTGATGTGCAGATTGGCCAGGCGATCCATTATCCATCTGTAAACGTGGAAATCGACCGTGTACGTGCAGCACAGCTGGGCGTAGATATGAGCGATATCTCCCGTTCATTGATTGCCTCTACTTCGTCTTCCCGTTTTACAGAGAAAAATATCTGGGTAGATGAAAAAGGTAGTAACAGTTATAACGTACAGGTGCAGATACCGGAGAACAAGATGACTACGAAGGAAGATATCAGCGAGATACCGTTGATGAAAAACGCTTCCCGTCCGGTATTGGGCGATGTGGCTACTTTGACCAACAGTACTACCTATGGCGAGATCGATAACCTTGGCGCTATGCCGATGCTAACGGTAACGGCTAACCTGAATAAGAAAGATCTGGGGTATGCTACCCAGGATATCCAGAAAGCCATTAAGCGTTTAGGTCCGCTGCCAAGAGGATTGAATGTGGAGCCGATCGGTATGAGTAATACGTTAACGGATACACTGGATAGTTTACAGGGAGGTCTGATAGTGGCCATTGTGGTGATATTCCTGATGCTGGCGGCTAACTTCCAGTCGTTCAAGGTATCGGCGGTGGTACTGGCAACGGTGCCGGCGGTATTGCTGGGTTCACTGGCGTTGCTGATGATATGTCGTTCTACGCTTAACCTGCAGTCGTACATGGGTATGATCATGTCGGTGGGGGTATCTATTTCCAATGCGGTGTTGTTGATTACGAATGCGGAGCAGCTGCGGAAGGTGAACGGCGATGCCATCAAATCGGCGAGAGAGGCTGCGGCGCTGCGTTTGCGTCCGATCCTGATGACAGCCTTGGCGATGGTGGTAGGTATGATACCGATGGCCAGCGGCCTCGGAGAAGCCGGTGATCAGTCTTCCCCGCTGGGAAGGGCCGTAGTAGGCGGTTTGATTGCCTCTACCTTTGCAGCATTGTTTATCTTGCCGCTGGCATTTGCCTGGGGACAGGGTAAGGCGAGCACGCAGAGTGTTTCCCTGCATCCGAGAGATGAAGAAAGTATTCACTATATACCAGAAGACGACAAAAAATAA
- a CDS encoding dioxygenase, translating into MDRKKFISLMSLLPLLKTARGVEKLLKYPDALAESEKMPVFFVGHQDFSASPHITPFTQCLRDMGRTVKPGAILVISAHWLTLGETYVNISERFDTPEYPVHGSPQTAALIKTLAHVKEEPARDLDHGAWSVLRHLAPNADIPVLEMSIDMEMPLDQHYQLARQLSALRNRGVLIVGSGNIVHNLELTALRFWTDKPFDWALEFEDWARKRIADRDLSGLFQYYKLGKVARYAVPTMDHYLPMLYCMSLCDPGEPIVFTHEEVIKGMAFTCFRVG; encoded by the coding sequence ATGGACCGGAAAAAATTTATATCACTGATGTCGTTACTGCCGCTGCTGAAAACAGCCAGGGGAGTGGAAAAGCTGTTGAAGTACCCGGATGCGCTGGCAGAAAGTGAAAAGATGCCGGTATTTTTTGTGGGCCACCAGGATTTCTCTGCTTCGCCGCATATAACACCCTTTACGCAATGTTTGCGGGATATGGGCAGAACGGTGAAACCCGGTGCTATATTGGTGATTTCTGCCCACTGGCTCACCCTGGGAGAAACTTATGTCAATATCTCTGAGCGGTTTGATACCCCTGAATATCCTGTCCATGGCTCACCGCAGACGGCCGCACTGATAAAAACGCTGGCGCATGTGAAGGAGGAACCGGCGCGTGACCTGGACCATGGTGCCTGGAGCGTGCTGCGTCACCTGGCACCCAATGCCGACATTCCCGTGCTGGAAATGAGTATAGACATGGAAATGCCACTGGACCAGCATTACCAGCTGGCCAGGCAGCTGAGCGCCTTACGTAACAGGGGAGTACTGATAGTAGGCAGTGGTAATATCGTGCATAACCTGGAACTGACAGCCCTCAGGTTCTGGACAGATAAGCCTTTCGACTGGGCGCTGGAATTTGAGGACTGGGCAAGGAAAAGGATTGCCGACAGGGACTTGTCGGGCCTGTTCCAGTATTACAAGCTGGGAAAAGTGGCACGCTATGCCGTGCCTACCATGGACCATTACCTGCCGATGCTGTACTGTATGTCGCTCTGTGACCCGGGCGAACCCATTGTTTTCACCCATGAAGAAGTTATAAAAGGTATGGCTTTTACCTGTTTCCGGGTAGGTTAG
- a CDS encoding DUF1444 family protein yields MVVYYVSFCAIAALALYLWKRSQQKQDNSGLPLSQDEFTRKCLEKLRLELPQYNFMQESEDSIASTHDGQGYKTFTGNLYRQYLQNPAAKDSLIAQIAIMPHLTKIQYNSKPETKNILPIVRNVSQTAHLMKALSEAVEGQNLAVGRYNSDLNILYVLDAEAQFRYLSMEELPNLGLDIDTVYEVSLANLRRKRKEVSISLLKEGLYSVKCDNVYESSMILLDDFWTKENFPLEKNLIITISNRNCVLVSSSDHLDLLQPMMKLAIELYKTEAYPVSPLLYQQKAGKFERVETVSVTA; encoded by the coding sequence ATGGTAGTATACTACGTTAGTTTCTGTGCTATAGCAGCATTAGCCTTATACCTCTGGAAGCGTTCCCAACAAAAGCAGGACAACAGTGGCCTCCCGCTCAGTCAGGATGAATTTACACGCAAATGCCTGGAAAAACTCCGGCTGGAACTTCCACAATACAACTTCATGCAGGAATCTGAAGATTCCATCGCCAGCACACACGACGGGCAAGGCTACAAGACCTTTACAGGTAACCTCTATCGCCAGTACCTGCAAAATCCGGCTGCCAAAGATAGCCTGATAGCCCAGATAGCTATCATGCCACACCTGACAAAAATCCAATATAACAGCAAGCCGGAAACTAAAAATATCCTGCCCATCGTGCGAAATGTATCGCAAACTGCCCACCTCATGAAAGCCTTATCAGAGGCTGTTGAAGGCCAGAACCTGGCAGTAGGCAGATACAACAGTGACCTGAATATCCTGTATGTACTGGATGCCGAGGCACAGTTTCGCTACCTCTCCATGGAAGAACTGCCCAACCTGGGCCTGGATATCGACACCGTTTATGAAGTAAGCCTGGCCAACCTCCGAAGGAAACGGAAAGAGGTAAGTATATCCCTCCTAAAAGAAGGCCTGTACTCCGTTAAGTGCGATAACGTATACGAAAGCAGCATGATCTTACTGGACGATTTCTGGACAAAAGAAAACTTCCCGCTGGAAAAAAACCTGATCATAACAATCTCCAACAGGAATTGTGTGCTCGTTTCCAGCAGCGACCACCTGGATCTCCTGCAACCCATGATGAAACTCGCCATCGAACTTTATAAAACAGAAGCTTATCCGGTATCTCCCCTGCTATACCAACAAAAAGCAGGAAAATTCGAGAGAGTGGAGACAGTGAGTGTTACTGCTTGA
- a CDS encoding class I SAM-dependent methyltransferase: MELREAIALIRHPYPGGTWADLGCGSGLFTFALANLLPPESTIYAIDHKPVRLEPLHNPHHIHIIPKQLDFQQEALPARDFRGILLANSLHYVKDKNGLIRQLARHITHDAQFVIVEYETGNANTWVPYPIRYADLQHLMKDNGFGNSHYLGDRPSVFGAAKMYAALFSRM, from the coding sequence ATGGAATTACGGGAAGCCATCGCTTTAATCAGGCACCCATACCCCGGCGGTACCTGGGCAGACCTGGGCTGCGGCAGCGGCCTGTTTACCTTTGCCCTGGCCAATCTACTCCCGCCAGAAAGTACCATCTATGCCATAGATCATAAGCCGGTAAGACTGGAGCCATTACATAACCCGCATCATATCCATATCATCCCCAAACAACTCGATTTCCAGCAGGAAGCACTCCCTGCCAGGGATTTCCGCGGCATCCTCCTGGCCAATTCCCTGCATTATGTTAAAGATAAAAATGGTTTAATAAGACAGCTGGCACGACATATCACCCATGATGCCCAATTTGTTATCGTGGAATATGAAACAGGCAACGCCAACACCTGGGTGCCTTATCCCATCCGCTACGCCGACCTGCAACACCTGATGAAAGACAATGGCTTCGGAAACAGCCACTACCTGGGCGACAGACCTTCCGTTTTCGGGGCGGCCAAAATGTATGCAGCCCTATTTTCCCGTATGTAA
- a CDS encoding methyltransferase, translated as MASPHTQPYTEKLLHILAQQWLSCCLYVACKLNIADILQEGPKSLDDLAITTGTHAPSLYRVLRALAGEGFFEETPSGEFKMTEAAVGLTTNAPGTMKQYYQLCMGELYAPWGALLYSTQTGNASFNHVYQMDLWEYYTKHPDDALNFMESMTRLTQFTDQAVVAAYDFTQFNSIVDVGGGNGELLMAALNAAPNLQGIVYDQPYVAEQTKIAIAARGLSHRGQAQGGDFFESVPAGADAYMMKLIMHDWHEHDALRILKNCSNAMKSGSKLLVIDAVIPPANIPHRGKLMDITMLTVTGGKERTAEEFKQLYEAAGLQFNKVIDLAVHDVSIVEGEKL; from the coding sequence ATGGCATCTCCCCACACCCAACCCTACACGGAAAAACTACTACACATTCTGGCACAGCAATGGCTCTCCTGCTGCCTTTATGTGGCCTGCAAACTCAATATTGCAGACATACTGCAGGAAGGACCCAAAAGTCTGGACGACCTGGCCATCACCACCGGAACACACGCCCCTTCCCTGTACAGGGTGCTGCGGGCGCTGGCGGGAGAAGGCTTCTTTGAAGAAACCCCGTCAGGTGAATTTAAAATGACGGAAGCTGCTGTTGGCCTCACCACCAACGCTCCCGGCACCATGAAGCAATACTATCAGCTATGCATGGGCGAGCTCTATGCACCCTGGGGAGCCCTCCTCTACAGCACACAAACCGGCAACGCCTCCTTTAATCATGTCTACCAGATGGACCTCTGGGAATATTATACCAAACACCCCGACGACGCGCTCAACTTCATGGAGTCGATGACAAGACTCACACAGTTTACCGATCAGGCCGTAGTAGCTGCCTACGACTTCACTCAGTTCAATAGTATTGTAGATGTTGGTGGCGGCAACGGCGAGCTGCTGATGGCGGCCTTAAACGCAGCACCAAACCTTCAGGGTATCGTATACGACCAGCCTTACGTTGCCGAACAAACGAAAATCGCCATCGCAGCCAGAGGGCTGAGCCACCGCGGCCAGGCGCAGGGCGGCGATTTCTTCGAAAGTGTTCCTGCCGGCGCAGATGCCTACATGATGAAACTCATCATGCACGACTGGCACGAACATGATGCCTTACGTATACTAAAAAACTGTAGTAACGCCATGAAGTCCGGCAGTAAGCTACTCGTGATTGATGCCGTTATCCCACCTGCTAATATCCCGCATCGCGGGAAATTAATGGATATCACCATGCTCACCGTTACCGGAGGTAAAGAGCGTACCGCAGAGGAATTTAAACAGCTGTATGAAGCCGCCGGCCTGCAATTCAATAAAGTCATCGATCTCGCAGTCCACGATGTCAGCATCGTCGAAGGTGAGAAATTATAA
- a CDS encoding putative zinc-binding metallopeptidase, protein MKKYLKLSIIAAVIGITFSSCYKDKQPVINDTIDYFPIGKPQNALDTIILQLRNTYGVTVVYKFDPRVIDPTTFFVPALYKKVLPYTRNVVQHMWLEPIAKFAPAFGKNELPIEYLTIGSGVHFNSINSGLAAGAGLNGQYYRLGMGDVDSYDFDLDWIRDHICTVYHEHAHQLDHKYGRPKGYDQVSQGTYYNLEFQSHTDAQALKDGFFTAYGGYMPEEDFATTVESMIRYPKATVLAMAAQNPRLMKKYKMIYDFYTSKGIDLHAMETKLDSVINTLHP, encoded by the coding sequence ATGAAAAAGTATTTGAAACTCTCTATAATAGCGGCTGTAATAGGAATTACCTTTAGTTCCTGCTATAAGGATAAACAGCCGGTTATCAATGATACCATCGATTATTTCCCTATCGGGAAACCACAAAATGCACTGGATACCATAATATTACAGCTGCGAAATACTTATGGAGTAACGGTGGTATACAAATTCGATCCGCGCGTGATCGATCCTACTACTTTCTTTGTGCCGGCACTCTACAAAAAAGTACTGCCTTATACCAGGAACGTAGTACAGCATATGTGGCTGGAGCCTATCGCCAAATTTGCACCGGCCTTTGGTAAAAACGAACTGCCCATCGAATACCTGACCATCGGTTCAGGTGTACATTTCAACTCTATCAACTCCGGTCTCGCTGCCGGCGCAGGCTTGAACGGACAATATTACCGTTTAGGTATGGGAGACGTAGACAGCTATGATTTTGACCTCGACTGGATCAGAGATCATATCTGTACGGTGTACCATGAACATGCACACCAGCTGGACCATAAATACGGCCGCCCTAAAGGCTATGACCAGGTAAGTCAGGGCACTTATTACAACCTGGAATTCCAGAGCCATACCGATGCACAGGCCCTTAAAGATGGCTTCTTTACTGCCTATGGAGGCTACATGCCGGAAGAAGATTTTGCTACTACAGTGGAAAGCATGATCCGCTATCCAAAGGCTACGGTACTGGCAATGGCTGCACAAAATCCCAGGCTGATGAAAAAGTATAAAATGATATACGACTTCTATACCAGCAAAGGGATCGACCTCCATGCCATGGAAACCAAACTGGACTCAGTGATCAACACCCTGCACCCCTGA
- a CDS encoding efflux RND transporter periplasmic adaptor subunit, protein MNSGLRITFPFLSAMIIGMGLQSCSTSEAKEEKSAAVETPALQTFNLSKGALSSNIKIPGELVAFQQVDLYAKVSSFVKKLNADVGTEVSAGQVLATMEAPEINAQMSGAESRLKSQEAIYLSSKANYDRLLETSKTPGTVSQNDLDIAFARQKSDLAQLDAARASVREVTDNRNYLEIRAPFSGVITARNVSAGAYVGPAGKGSELPIFTLQEQKKLRLVVSVPEAYTSYLSNQSEVSFTVRSLNNRKFTGKVVRLAGALDRKLRSQHIEVDVINADKTLLPGMVAEVLVPLNSAVNNFVVPSSAVLNSTKGVYVIRIQNNKTQWVPITIGRSEDGKTEVFGDIADGDQLVTVATEEVRDGVGVPATKNNK, encoded by the coding sequence ATGAATAGCGGTTTGCGTATTACATTTCCTTTTTTATCAGCGATGATCATCGGCATGGGGTTACAGAGCTGTAGCACTTCCGAGGCGAAGGAGGAAAAGAGTGCCGCAGTGGAAACGCCGGCATTGCAGACATTCAATCTATCCAAAGGAGCCCTGTCTTCCAACATAAAAATCCCTGGTGAGCTCGTAGCTTTTCAGCAGGTAGACCTGTATGCCAAGGTGAGCAGCTTTGTGAAGAAGCTCAACGCGGATGTGGGCACAGAAGTGAGTGCCGGCCAGGTGCTGGCAACGATGGAAGCCCCTGAGATCAATGCCCAGATGTCTGGCGCAGAATCGAGGCTGAAATCACAGGAAGCGATTTACCTTTCCAGCAAGGCCAACTACGACCGTTTGCTGGAAACCAGTAAAACGCCGGGAACTGTTTCCCAGAACGACCTGGACATCGCCTTTGCCCGTCAGAAGTCTGATCTGGCACAGCTGGATGCGGCGAGAGCTTCCGTGCGTGAGGTTACTGATAACCGCAACTATTTGGAGATCCGCGCACCTTTCAGCGGTGTGATCACTGCACGTAACGTGAGTGCCGGTGCCTATGTAGGTCCGGCAGGTAAAGGGTCTGAGCTGCCTATCTTCACATTACAGGAACAGAAGAAATTACGTTTAGTCGTGAGCGTGCCGGAAGCTTATACCAGCTATCTCAGCAACCAGAGCGAAGTTTCCTTTACGGTAAGATCTCTCAACAACAGGAAATTCACGGGTAAGGTAGTGCGTCTGGCGGGAGCGCTGGATCGCAAGCTGCGTTCCCAGCATATAGAAGTAGACGTTATTAATGCGGATAAAACCTTGCTGCCAGGCATGGTAGCGGAAGTATTGGTGCCGCTGAACAGCGCGGTAAACAACTTCGTAGTACCGAGCAGCGCTGTGCTGAACAGTACCAAAGGTGTGTATGTCATCCGCATACAAAATAACAAAACACAATGGGTACCTATCACCATCGGCAGAAGTGAAGATGGTAAAACAGAAGTATTCGGAGATATCGCAGACGGTGACCAGCTGGTGACTGTTGCCACCGAAGAAGTGCGGGATGGAGTAGGCGTACCGGCTACAAAAAATAATAAATAA
- a CDS encoding DUF4302 domain-containing protein, with the protein MSRIHQILALLLLCIGAVSCTKYEKDIDLDRTAAKQAELNRKIESYLADAPNGWLMLIPNPDTNVITATPILFRFDTAKKVYTTKSPYPGPGNPLQYELSSATGSPLLSFASGSIISTLYELGGVSDYFFKVLDARPDTIMLQSYRKGNIYASEGGSILLLLRQKTPVKWFDADYDLFNIFTDDDSPMAQWLDNPVNLKFKNGTSTTMYLAFTQFGPDDMEFINQQIAGGRNLGGTLVGGFLARSQNNLSLYYVTRNSMFTYAERRLGTTPMVYSLPQYVIRTTKSPYLLVRSINDAHTQVDLFAVDKNGDEVVTGTFKAAR; encoded by the coding sequence ATGAGCAGAATCCATCAAATACTCGCTTTATTGCTACTTTGTATCGGCGCGGTGAGTTGTACCAAATACGAAAAAGATATTGACCTGGACCGTACCGCTGCCAAACAGGCGGAGCTGAACAGGAAAATTGAATCCTATCTTGCGGATGCACCCAATGGCTGGCTGATGCTGATCCCCAACCCGGATACCAACGTTATAACAGCCACGCCTATACTTTTCCGCTTTGATACAGCCAAAAAAGTATATACTACCAAATCTCCCTACCCCGGACCAGGTAATCCACTGCAATATGAGCTGAGCAGCGCTACAGGCTCACCATTACTGAGCTTTGCCAGTGGCTCTATCATCAGTACCTTGTATGAGCTGGGCGGAGTTTCAGATTATTTTTTCAAGGTACTGGATGCCAGACCTGATACGATTATGCTCCAGTCATATCGTAAAGGCAACATCTATGCTTCAGAAGGAGGTTCTATACTTCTGCTGCTCCGACAAAAAACACCGGTTAAATGGTTCGATGCAGATTATGATCTGTTCAACATCTTCACCGACGACGACAGTCCTATGGCGCAATGGCTGGATAATCCGGTAAATCTGAAATTTAAAAACGGTACTTCTACAACGATGTACCTTGCCTTTACACAATTCGGCCCGGATGATATGGAATTTATCAACCAACAGATTGCAGGCGGCAGGAACCTTGGCGGTACACTTGTTGGAGGATTTCTGGCCAGAAGTCAGAACAACCTCAGTCTTTATTATGTAACGAGAAATTCCATGTTCACCTATGCGGAGCGCCGCCTTGGAACTACGCCAATGGTCTACTCCCTTCCTCAATATGTGATTAGAACTACCAAAAGTCCCTACCTGCTGGTGCGTAGCATAAACGATGCACATACCCAGGTAGATCTGTTCGCAGTAGATAAAAACGGCGATGAAGTCGTTACAGGTACCTTCAAGGCTGCCCGATAA
- a CDS encoding SUMF1/EgtB/PvdO family nonheme iron enzyme has protein sequence MNTATMLYRSQWNTLTEAEAIRLLQEITNSWFQGFSIKKFEKFGRFEQKIFSAILDFQGTEFVFVPGDTVTLGLDQVNFSGENLANILEIFDGNETAMNEYFHTALSPVRTVTIPPMLVERIPRETGWFEVAADDPRLADFDSFPETMAAVQASERENYTYTVNESYRVKRRGSNISIQLYEGMDYDKFVASVVATGFRIPTEDEWEYLAGGGSRTLYPWGNQLDYTKKYHHFETGHPKEEPYFLDMPNHFGLVIANNPYHSEILMDSEYFLRGGDGGCAICGGGGLDLGYFPAATYARDPNIFDEDMAYKDQITGEYNYYRRILHIPANLPGNR, from the coding sequence ATGAATACCGCTACCATGCTATATCGCAGCCAATGGAACACCTTAACCGAAGCCGAAGCAATCCGACTTTTACAAGAGATTACCAATAGCTGGTTCCAGGGATTTTCTATAAAAAAATTCGAAAAATTTGGCCGGTTTGAACAAAAGATTTTTTCGGCCATACTCGATTTCCAGGGCACGGAATTCGTTTTTGTACCTGGTGATACCGTTACACTGGGCCTCGATCAGGTAAACTTCTCCGGTGAAAACCTCGCAAATATCCTCGAAATTTTCGATGGCAACGAAACAGCTATGAACGAATACTTCCACACCGCCCTTTCTCCGGTAAGGACGGTCACTATTCCTCCAATGCTTGTGGAACGTATCCCTCGGGAAACTGGCTGGTTTGAGGTGGCGGCTGATGATCCCCGCCTGGCAGATTTTGACAGCTTCCCGGAGACAATGGCTGCAGTACAGGCATCAGAAAGGGAAAACTATACTTATACCGTAAATGAAAGCTATCGTGTTAAACGTCGTGGCAGCAATATTTCCATTCAGCTATATGAAGGTATGGACTACGATAAATTTGTAGCCTCTGTTGTGGCCACCGGGTTCCGGATACCGACAGAAGATGAATGGGAATACCTCGCTGGTGGCGGCTCCAGAACATTATACCCCTGGGGTAACCAGCTGGACTATACGAAAAAATACCACCATTTTGAGACAGGCCACCCGAAAGAAGAACCCTATTTCCTGGATATGCCCAACCACTTCGGCTTGGTGATCGCCAACAACCCTTACCATAGTGAAATACTGATGGATAGCGAATATTTCCTGCGGGGCGGCGACGGTGGCTGTGCGATCTGTGGCGGCGGAGGCCTGGATCTGGGTTATTTCCCGGCGGCCACCTATGCCCGGGACCCCAATATCTTTGACGAAGACATGGCCTATAAAGACCAGATTACAGGCGAATACAACTATTACCGCAGGATATTACATATTCCTGCTAACCTACCCGGAAACAGGTAA